The Psychrobacter sp. P11G3 genomic interval AACTTAGCTACTATCGCCCACCCGCAGACAACACCAATGGTATTCGACAACAATTTTGACAATCAATCCAGTCGCAATCAAGGCGCATGGGGCGGCGTATATATGTCCAAAAACGAGTTGGCTAAGCCCACCAGCAATATTGTCGATGTGCGCTCAATACCAAAAATGAGCGATGATGCTAGCATGCAGCAGTGGCTCACTAAATTTGAAGGAAGCACACAAGGTAAAACGGGGTTTTTCACAACCAATGGTAAAAAGCTCTACGATGACTCCTGTGCAGGTTGCCATATGCAAAAAGGTGACGGTGCGCAAGGCGCAGGCTACTATCCGCCATTAGCTGACAACAGTAAGATGCAATCCAAGTATTATATTATTAGTGTCGTTATCAATGGTCTGCGCGGTATGCCCTCTTTTCATCGCATGATGAGTGATGAGCAAATAGCAGCTGTCACACAATATGTGCATAGCGATCTAAATAATTTCACTGATATAGTGAACGCTGCCAATGTCGCACAGCTACGCCATGACTTCCCACCAGGATCAGACCCTAGTGAGTAAGTAAAATACACTATAAACTAGCTAACCTTCAATATGCTTAGGCGGCACCGAATACGTGCCGACCACATGAGCCACCATATCATCACACCCTTCTGAATACAGAGATACCTCACCCACTATCAACGTGCGCCCTACTTTCATCAAGGTACATTCAGCGATAATACGAGCACTTGCTGATGGCTTACGCAAGAAATTGATGGTCAAACTCGTCGTCACCGTTAATGGGACAATACCTATTCTTCCGAGTATCGCCACATAGATAGCGACATCAGCAACGGCCATCATGACCGGTCCCGAGACTGTGCCACCGGGACGCAGCTCGTTTATGCCAATCTCGTGCGATAAGGTCGCGCCATTTTCATTGACCGCCTCGACGACGCATTTGGTTTGGGGAAACTCCAATGCCATAAAGGCACTGATTTCTTCTTTGGTTGCAGACATAACTCTTCCTTGAATTGAACTGTCCATGTTGATTCGATTAATACATTTATACGCTCAATACTAGTTGGCAAAATCGAAACTATTTTCGCCTATGCCACTGCGCGCTTTTAATATTCTAAACTATGTACCGACTATACATATATCAATGTATCACGGGCGTGCCTTCTGTACTAAAGGCAAATCCTTTATTACTAAAGTTACCGATCATGACCGCTTCTATCACTGGTTTGACGGTTTCATCTACACCTTCAACTTCGATGATAAAGTTAGCACCAGAACCGCCTTTATCCTCTTCTTTTTCGACGATGTAGTTGAGCGTGGCCATCGCTGGTAGCTCGATAGGATTATCTAGATATGATTTGACCAATGCTCCATCTGTATCGTAATAATCAATTTTATTGATATACAGTGATTTTTTGAGCGTGGTATTACGCACACTCAGCGTCGCCGATAGCAGCACTTTGCGAGCGTCTCTATCGGTATAGATATCAGAATAAATCGGCACATAAAAGGTTTGCTTGTAACCAAACTGACTGTGATCCACGTCTGAGGTAATCGCCAACTCTTTAATCGGGTCTTTTTGATGCTCAGACAAAAGAACGTTCGGGTCTTGCGCGGACTGATCACAACCTGACAGTAGTGTCATTATGGCGATCAGTAGGACAGAGATACTTCGCTTATTCATAATCATTTCCCTATACCTTCTGGTATTACTGCAATGGCAAGCTGCTATTTTATTTTCACACCCACACTACGTAAGAACTGATTGATATGTTTGTTGGCACCATAAATCACTAGTACATCGCGCTCTTGCAGTACTTGTTCAGGCGTCGCCAAACCTTGGATACTAGGCTTGCTCTGCGTACGACCAAAGCTGTCTTCATAATACTCATAGCGCAACGTACTAAGCAATCGGATATTGAACTTTTGCTCTAACTGTAAGTCGTCGACAGTCTTACCGATCAATACATTTGGAATCTTAATCTCTACCATGCTGAAGTTATCGCTCAATTCAAACGAATCGACAAAGTAGCGTAATGACAGACGCTTGGCCCAGCGATTGGCTGCCTCTTTTTCAGGGTGAATCAAATCATCCACGCCGATGGCTTGTAGGACTTTTTCGTGTAGCGGATTGATACTACGGCTGATTAAACGCTTGGCTTTTAACGTCTTAAATAGCGCTGTTGCCATAACATTGGCACCTTGATCTTCGCCAATCGCCACGATGACAATATCAGTATCAACGATTGGTAATCCGCTAACCGTATACTCGTCCGTGGCATCCATACACAGCGTATGCGAAATCACTTCTTTGTAAGCTTCCACCCGTTGCATACTACTATCAATAGCAATTACTTCATGCCCTTGACTGGTCAATGCCGAGCCTAATGATGCACCGAAATTTCCTAGCCCTACGATGATGTACTTCATAACTTAACCAACCTTTTTTAATATTTTTTGCTATTTATTAAGAACAACACAGTCTGTTTGCGACGAATTAGTTAATCGTAATCTCTTCCGTAGGATAGCGATAATTGCGTTGGCGCATATTTTTTAGTAGCGCGATAAATATCGTCAGCATACTGACGCGGCCAACAAACATAATGACCGAAACCACTATTTTACTAAAATCTGATAAGTCTGCTGTCAGGTTTAAACTTAGCCCCACCGTGCTATAAGCTGAGAAACACTCAAATACTACTTTAATCAAATCAAGCTCTGGCTGATCATAACTGATGAGCGTCACGCCCGTACCGATGACCAGTAGTGACAACCACATAATAGAAAATGCGCGGCGAACGGAAATCTCCGCAATCTCCCGTTTAAACACCTCTATCTTGGTCTGACCACGCGCCAGACTCAATGTATTTAATAGCGCAATCGCAAAGGTGCTGGTCTTGATACCCCCACCTGTCGAGTTTGGTGATGCCCCAATCCACATCAGAAATATCGTCAGCATCACCGTTGGAAAAGTCAGCTCACCCATATCAATCACATTAAAACCTGCCGTACGCGGGGTAGCCGCAGTAAAGAACCCTGTTACTAGCTTACCGAGGAAACTGGTATGGTCAGCGAGCACATTATTGTATTCAAATATCATCACCCCAATCAGACCGACTAGCAGTAATGCGCCTGTGGTAATCAAAGTAATACGGCTATTAATATTAAGTAACCAAGGCTGATAAATATAGCGTTGGTCATGACGATTTATCAGCCGCTGAGCACGATAACGTAAATACCTAAGCACATTGACCACGATGGTAAAACCCATACCACCGAAGATAAATGTCATTGCCAGAATCAGCTGTAGTGAATAATTAAAACGTAGCGAATCATCGTACAAGCCAGCACTAAAGGTAGAGAACCCAGCATTACAGAAAGCAGAAATCGCATGAAAGACTGAAAAGAATAGCTGCTCAGACCAATCCATATTGGGTATATCATAAATACTGATATAAATCAGCGCAGCCGCTACCGCCTCGACAGCAAACGTGACGTATAAGATAGACTTGAGTGTCGACACCACATCACCCATACCGCGCATGTAAGACATCTCGCTGATGCTGGCTTGCGTCTCATAGCTGACACCGCCCTTAAAGAAATAACTAAAATAGGTCACAAAGGTCAAAATACCTAAGCCGCCAATTTGTATCAGACCCATAATAATAACTTGGCCAAAAGTCGTAAAATAGGTCGCAGTATCCACGACGATAAGCCCTGTCACACAAACCGCACTGGTCGCGGTAAAAAGCGCATCCACAAAAGACAGCGGCTGCGTCGTCGCATTGGGCATCATCAATAGCAATGCACCAACCAGCACTACGACTAAAAAGCTCAGAATAAAAAACTGCGCAGGATGTAGAAAGGTACGATTGAGATTGAAATTATGATCGGAGAGTTCGCGGACGAAGGTGACAAACACCGCTATCTTTATCGCGACAAAGCCATCAACGGCAGCAGATAGGCCCGAACGTACTAAGTCCGTAAAATGCGCGGTCAATAAAATGATAATGGCAATGCTGGTCAGTGCGTCAAAGACGGCGACTTTATTGAAGGTTAATGGCTTTTTGGTATAGATGTAACGCCCAGCGGTCACCATAAAACTAAGAAAGATAATGACCAAATAGAAAATATGGAATACTTGCTGGAGCCATGTTGGTAGTGTAAAACCACTATCTAACAATGCAATCGCTACCCCGATAACACTAATGAGAATCGTAAAATTGTTTAATAATCGATAACGCGTGGCTGCATTCATAGCCTGAGTCCATGACAACAATAACCACGATACTTATACTCCTTTTTTGTCGTATCCACAAAAAGTGATTTGAGTTAATCGTAACCAATTATTGAGTCATCGCAGCTATTGATAAGTTAGATACTGATAATCCGAGCGAGATAAGAAGTGCCCACTAGGAAGTAACGGTTTTAATAACTCTATAGTTTAGTACTATCGCTTATACACATTTATGAAACTTCTTCTTTTACTCTTGCTATTTTTACACCGCCCCATGTGACTAATACCACGCCAATCGCAATTAAAGTCGCACCTAAAAATAAACCTTCTGGTGGACTCTCCCCTTGCAAAAAAATAGCGACGGGCACGCCGACAATGGCTCCTACTGCGCCTAACAAACTTAGCAACACAGGCCCGCCTGTCTTTTGTAGTAGGAATAATAGTAAAAACTGTCCAGCGAATACGCATGCTTGTATAGCTATCATGCTTAGCGGTAGCCAACTCTCTAAAGATACAGCGATAGAAAAGTCTGACATCATACCAAACAAGCCTAGCAGCAGCGCTGCCGCAATCAACATACCTGGAGCGAGTGCGCCAGAAGACGCATTATCAGGCCAGCGTAATGTCCGATATATGTTACCAATAGCAAGTAGCACTGGCCCACAAAGCGCGATTAAAATCCAAAACACACTAGAATCTGGCGCAGAGAATTTATGTATGGCTAATGCTCCTGCCCCGATGAGTGCTGCGATGACCCCAAGCGCACGGACAATATAAAATTGCTCTATGCGTAGTATCAGCGCACCAAGATAAGTTAGCAGTGGCGGCAATGAGAGGATTAAGGCGACGAAACCTGCGCCCACATGAGGAATGGCAGAGAATAACAGTAAGTTGGCGGCTGCGACACTGACAAGCGCCGCGACAAAGTAATACTCTAAGCTGCGAGCATTAAGAGGAGTAAGTTCTTTTCTGATGAGCGCTATCATGAATAAAATAACAGCAGCGCCAGTAATTGACCAAAACAAAAACCCTAATGGGGTCAGACCGACATCGATAGCGTACTTTGCCACATTGGTCGAGATACCAGTGAGTGCGCCACCTGCCAGCAGACAAACGAAAGGCACCAGCCAAGTGGTCTTTTGAATACTGGTTTGTTTGAGCGAGTCATTCATCGACTATCCTATTGGATGACGAACTTTCTTAATCATGTTTGATGGCTTTTGTATAGCTTACAACAGCACCTTAATATCTACTGGCGCAAAATGGTAGCAGGTAGGCTTCCTACAGCGACGGTTGCTGCATCAATTGCTCCAGCGACATAGCCAGGGAACTGCGCCGACCACTCACTACCACAACCTGTTAGACAGTCCTGCCACACGCCTGTTTTTGGCTTGGATGGCGGAGCTACTGCATGCTGACCGTTGCCGCTAGCATCAGCGGGCGTCGCTGTTAATGGGTCTTTTGACCAGTCTTTAAGATATTCAGCTTTTGGAGTACTTGCCTGTGTACCAAATAGTCGCACTAATTGGGCACGGCAATGTTCTTTTAGCACTGTATCAGAGAGGCTCTGTCGTACTTGAGCAGGAACACCAAAGAAACCAAACAATGCCCTATCGCTCTCTAGCGTAGAGGCATCATGTATCTCAGTAAGCGGTCCTATCGCACTGCGCGCGGCACCCGAGAGACCAGCATCTCGCCAAAATGGTGATTCATAAACAGCGACGTATTTGGCATGGGGCGCCATCCAAGTGGCTGTCTTGCGCCACTGTTCACTTAAGTCTTGCGGTAGCGCTGGCTGAAATGCTATCCGGCCTTCTACCAATCGAGGCGGTAACGCAAGTAGCACATGCTGCGCACGGAACGTCATCACATGTCCGGTCACATGCCCAGAGCTGTCTTCGCTCTGTACTTCGATATGTTGAGGCGTTCTGTTTAATTGCCTTACGGTTTGACTGGTCATGATACAACTAGCATCTAGGCGAGCATATAGCGCATCAGTCAAAGCGGCCATACCACCAACTAGACGCATAGAAGGTGGTGCGCTTTTGTAACCTTGCATACGCACGGGTGGCTGATTGGCAGCCCGCTCAACCATCATATCGCCTTCTTCGAACTGCGTAAAACATGATAAATCTAACGACTCAACCAGACTACTTAACTGCGTTTGATAATCCGGCCAAAACCATGACGGCCCTAAATCAAATGTCGCGCTTGATTCTGCTTGGTCGATATCAGTACTGTTATTAGTAGCATGCGCATCTGGATATTTAGCAACTGCAATGCGACCACCCAAGGTATCACGCGCCTCTAGCAGTCTATACGCTATGCCCTTTTGCTCTAATAAAAAGGCTGTATATAATCCGCTCAACCCACCACCAACGATTACCACAGGTATGTCTTGCATATCGGATTGCTCTATTTATAGTCGGTTCAATATAACTTGGATACAAGGAAGCCGAGTGAAAGTACTACAAGTAGTAAGCTAGGCGAGACTGACACCGTCCCCAATTTGTAGAGGATTGACTATAATCAAAACTACTCTGCCAATAGCTTCGTAAGCATCTCATCAATCTCAACCTTAAACTCTTTGTCTTCGATTTTATTGGCTGTAACTTTGGCGTTTTGTAGGCTTTGGATAGCAGCTTCTTTTTCACCTGTCTCAAGCTGTAGCACCGCCATAGAAAAAGCAATCGATGACATATGGTCTTTTGAGTTAATGGCAGTAGCTTTTGCCAGTGCTTTGTCATAAATAACCAATGCTGCGTCCAAATCTTCTGTGAAGTCAGCAAGCGTTTCCCATTGTTCTGGGTGGTCTTTGTCAGTGCCTTCATTGTCAGTACAAATGGCGTTTAGTTCAGCATATAACGAATCAAATTTTTCTTGATTGCCTCTGCGATCCGCTTCTAATAACTCTTCAGCTAAGGTGTAAATGGCTTTATATATTTTGGTATTGATCATTGTTTACAACCTTTTATGGACTATATCGTGTGTGGTTAGGATTATAACGTAATTCTGGCAGCTCAGATGATTGGCTTAAAAGAAGACACGATATTTATGTGGCTGTTATTGAGATTACTATGAACGTTGATAAGGTTACTATTCATACTATAGTCAATTCAATTTAAAAGCAGCACAAGGAAACCGAGTGCAAATTATACATTAGCATGCTTATCGAGGATGACGATGTAGCGGATTTATATAGACTTGACTATATTAGGGCTACAACTCTCGCCAGTGTAACCAAAGTCGCGTATCCAGCTCAAATTGATGATACTCAGGCTCCATATGGCAGCATAATTGATAAAAAGCTTTGTTATGATCATGTTCTTTGAAATGGGCAAGCTCATGCACCACTATCATGCGCAAAAACTCTGGCGGCGCATCCTTAAATAGGCTAGCTACCGTGATGCTATTGTGCGATTTGAGCTTACTGCCCTGTACGCGCGATTGCGTCGTATGGATACCCAGTGCATGTTTTAAAACCTTGAGCTTACTGCTATAGCTGACATTTGATAGCTGACCAATCTTACGCATGTATTGGGTTTTTATCTCATTTATATATTGATAGAGCGCTTTGTCGCTTTGGATTTGATGCTGAGTCGGGTACTTTTTTTCCAGATACTCGCCCAACCTACCATCAGTTATAAGCTGAGCAGCTTGAGTTTGAATCTGCTCTGAGTAATGCGCTATGTACTTTAATTTGGTCACAAATGTATCCTTTGCTAATACGTAGATGCGTATCAGTCGATCAATTTAATCTTAGGGAATTTTACCTTATATTTGCGGTACTTGTTTTGCACTTGTTTGAGATATGCCTTCAATTCAAAAGATAGTTATTTGCAAATAGTTATCCATAAAAGAAACCCCATAAGCTGCGCGCAACTTATGGGGACATTTTTACTGATAATGTTACTTAAAAAGTGTGCCTAATTAACGCTCTAAATGCAGATACTGCAAATGGCGCTCGTACTGATTTAAGATATCAACCAATACCTGCTCTTTTGAGTAGCCAACCAAGTCATACTCTTGCGAGCCTTCACTTAAGAATACTTCCGCACGGTAATAGTACTCTGCGTGCTTGGTAGATGTGCTCAATGTAAAGTTAGGACGATGAGCTTTAATCAGATTGACTTCATAAATAAAGTCATCTTCATCGCCGTGACCGACACGCAGTTTTAGACCATCTACCTGACCACTGTCTTGATCCATGCCTGCATCGATACCTTCACCGATACTGGCAAGGTTTTTGGTATCTAACGAGGTTTTGAGGCCACCTGCTTTAAACTCTTTTTCGACCTCAGACATTGCTGGCATCACAACCGTATGCAAGAATTTTTCAACCTGTGCATGTCCTGGGAAGCTCACAATACGTTGCAAGCGCGCTTTCCAGCTCTTCCCGCTGTCCAACACATTTGCTGTGCCGATTGTACTGGCTTTACGCTTGTTGCCTTCTTCTTTGAGCGACTTCCACATAGACATCATGTAAAGCACAAGAATAATAGAGAATGGCAAGCCTGCAATGACAGAGACAGATTGCAATGAGGCAAAACCACCTGCAAATAGCAGTCCTAACGTAATAAGACCAGTGGCTGCTGCCCAAAACAGACGTAACCAAACAGGAGCATCGGTATCATTGGTCATACCTCTTGAGCTCAAGTTCGCTAATACTAACGCGCCTGAGTCAGCAGAAGTCACAAAGAAAATAAGACCAATAACCACACCAGCAAATGACAATACTTCACTGTAAGGGAAGTATTCAAACAGCGCAAACATGCCCATTGCCGCATCATTGACCGCGATTTCACCCAGCTCTGTTGCGCCATTGGCAACCAAATCTATCGCTGAATTACCAAAGATAGAGAACCATGCAAAAATAAACCCAAGCGGAATAAACATCACGCCAAATACAAACTCGCGTAACGTACGGCCACGGCTAATACGTGCAATAAATAGACCTACAAATGGTGCCCAAGCAACCCACCATGCCCAGAAAAATATCGTCCACCAAGATTTCCACTCGGCACCAGCAGCACCGTCATAAGCATAAACGTCAAAGGTTTTATAAATGATGGTTTGGAAATATTGACCGATATTTTGAGTAAAGGTATTTAATAGATACACCGTATTGCCCATCACGAGTATCGCAAGCAACAACAGTATTGACGACAGCATGTTGAATTCAGACAGACGACGAACGCCTTTTTCGACACCTGTCATCGCAGAGACAGCCGCCGCCGCGACAACGCCTACGATGATGAGCGCCTGAACCGTTTTGCTAGATTCGATACCGAACACATGAGTCAAGCCAGCATTTGCCTGCAATACCCCAATACCCAAACTGGTCGCAATACCCATCAACGTACAGACAACGCCGAAGGTATCAATACCATCGCCTAACCAACCCTTGATTAAACGTTCACCAAATATCGGAGTCAACGGCGAGCGTAACGCGAGTGGCATGTTTTTGCGATAAGCAAAATAAGCCAGCGCCATACCAATCAGCGCATAAATACCCCAACCATGTAGACCCCAGTGCAAGAAAGTCTGAGCAAGTGCTTCGCGCATGGCCTCAGCACTAGCAGGCTCTAGGCCTGTATGCGGGGTCAAATAATGCATTAAAGGCTCAGAGGCACCAAAGAACAACAGGTCAATACCGATACCCGCTGAGAACAGCA includes:
- a CDS encoding c-type cytochrome, with product MNIVVVNPNKPSSSLRSSKAIMMLMVGGSIALTTLSGCSQYKAENLATIAHPQTTPMVFDNNFDNQSSRNQGAWGGVYMSKNELAKPTSNIVDVRSIPKMSDDASMQQWLTKFEGSTQGKTGFFTTNGKKLYDDSCAGCHMQKGDGAQGAGYYPPLADNSKMQSKYYIISVVINGLRGMPSFHRMMSDEQIAAVTQYVHSDLNNFTDIVNAANVAQLRHDFPPGSDPSE
- a CDS encoding PaaI family thioesterase, with amino-acid sequence MSATKEEISAFMALEFPQTKCVVEAVNENGATLSHEIGINELRPGGTVSGPVMMAVADVAIYVAILGRIGIVPLTVTTSLTINFLRKPSASARIIAECTLMKVGRTLIVGEVSLYSEGCDDMVAHVVGTYSVPPKHIEG
- a CDS encoding DUF3124 domain-containing protein: MNKRSISVLLIAIMTLLSGCDQSAQDPNVLLSEHQKDPIKELAITSDVDHSQFGYKQTFYVPIYSDIYTDRDARKVLLSATLSVRNTTLKKSLYINKIDYYDTDGALVKSYLDNPIELPAMATLNYIVEKEEDKGGSGANFIIEVEGVDETVKPVIEAVMIGNFSNKGFAFSTEGTPVIH
- a CDS encoding potassium channel family protein, whose product is MKYIIVGLGNFGASLGSALTSQGHEVIAIDSSMQRVEAYKEVISHTLCMDATDEYTVSGLPIVDTDIVIVAIGEDQGANVMATALFKTLKAKRLISRSINPLHEKVLQAIGVDDLIHPEKEAANRWAKRLSLRYFVDSFELSDNFSMVEIKIPNVLIGKTVDDLQLEQKFNIRLLSTLRYEYYEDSFGRTQSKPSIQGLATPEQVLQERDVLVIYGANKHINQFLRSVGVKIK
- a CDS encoding TrkH family potassium uptake protein — encoded protein: MNAATRYRLLNNFTILISVIGVAIALLDSGFTLPTWLQQVFHIFYLVIIFLSFMVTAGRYIYTKKPLTFNKVAVFDALTSIAIIILLTAHFTDLVRSGLSAAVDGFVAIKIAVFVTFVRELSDHNFNLNRTFLHPAQFFILSFLVVVLVGALLLMMPNATTQPLSFVDALFTATSAVCVTGLIVVDTATYFTTFGQVIIMGLIQIGGLGILTFVTYFSYFFKGGVSYETQASISEMSYMRGMGDVVSTLKSILYVTFAVEAVAAALIYISIYDIPNMDWSEQLFFSVFHAISAFCNAGFSTFSAGLYDDSLRFNYSLQLILAMTFIFGGMGFTIVVNVLRYLRYRAQRLINRHDQRYIYQPWLLNINSRITLITTGALLLVGLIGVMIFEYNNVLADHTSFLGKLVTGFFTAATPRTAGFNVIDMGELTFPTVMLTIFLMWIGASPNSTGGGIKTSTFAIALLNTLSLARGQTKIEVFKREIAEISVRRAFSIMWLSLLVIGTGVTLISYDQPELDLIKVVFECFSAYSTVGLSLNLTADLSDFSKIVVSVIMFVGRVSMLTIFIALLKNMRQRNYRYPTEEITIN
- a CDS encoding DMT family transporter; translation: MNDSLKQTSIQKTTWLVPFVCLLAGGALTGISTNVAKYAIDVGLTPLGFLFWSITGAAVILFMIALIRKELTPLNARSLEYYFVAALVSVAAANLLLFSAIPHVGAGFVALILSLPPLLTYLGALILRIEQFYIVRALGVIAALIGAGALAIHKFSAPDSSVFWILIALCGPVLLAIGNIYRTLRWPDNASSGALAPGMLIAAALLLGLFGMMSDFSIAVSLESWLPLSMIAIQACVFAGQFLLLFLLQKTGGPVLLSLLGAVGAIVGVPVAIFLQGESPPEGLFLGATLIAIGVVLVTWGGVKIARVKEEVS
- a CDS encoding flavin monoamine oxidase family protein — protein: MQDIPVVIVGGGLSGLYTAFLLEQKGIAYRLLEARDTLGGRIAVAKYPDAHATNNSTDIDQAESSATFDLGPSWFWPDYQTQLSSLVESLDLSCFTQFEEGDMMVERAANQPPVRMQGYKSAPPSMRLVGGMAALTDALYARLDASCIMTSQTVRQLNRTPQHIEVQSEDSSGHVTGHVMTFRAQHVLLALPPRLVEGRIAFQPALPQDLSEQWRKTATWMAPHAKYVAVYESPFWRDAGLSGAARSAIGPLTEIHDASTLESDRALFGFFGVPAQVRQSLSDTVLKEHCRAQLVRLFGTQASTPKAEYLKDWSKDPLTATPADASGNGQHAVAPPSKPKTGVWQDCLTGCGSEWSAQFPGYVAGAIDAATVAVGSLPATILRQ
- a CDS encoding M48 family metallopeptidase, with the translated sequence MTKLKYIAHYSEQIQTQAAQLITDGRLGEYLEKKYPTQHQIQSDKALYQYINEIKTQYMRKIGQLSNVSYSSKLKVLKHALGIHTTQSRVQGSKLKSHNSITVASLFKDAPPEFLRMIVVHELAHFKEHDHNKAFYQLCCHMEPEYHQFELDTRLWLHWREL
- the betT gene encoding choline BCCT transporter BetT; this encodes MYSSPSQDVMKPLTLNKTVFMGSAIISILLIIWTIAFPDYSEALLSASMTWVSDKFGWYYMLVVAAYSIFALFVGFSKYGDIKLGQDHEKAQFPFLAWAAMLFSAGIGIDLLFFGASEPLMHYLTPHTGLEPASAEAMREALAQTFLHWGLHGWGIYALIGMALAYFAYRKNMPLALRSPLTPIFGERLIKGWLGDGIDTFGVVCTLMGIATSLGIGVLQANAGLTHVFGIESSKTVQALIIVGVVAAAAVSAMTGVEKGVRRLSEFNMLSSILLLLAILVMGNTVYLLNTFTQNIGQYFQTIIYKTFDVYAYDGAAGAEWKSWWTIFFWAWWVAWAPFVGLFIARISRGRTLREFVFGVMFIPLGFIFAWFSIFGNSAIDLVANGATELGEIAVNDAAMGMFALFEYFPYSEVLSFAGVVIGLIFFVTSADSGALVLANLSSRGMTNDTDAPVWLRLFWAAATGLITLGLLFAGGFASLQSVSVIAGLPFSIILVLYMMSMWKSLKEEGNKRKASTIGTANVLDSGKSWKARLQRIVSFPGHAQVEKFLHTVVMPAMSEVEKEFKAGGLKTSLDTKNLASIGEGIDAGMDQDSGQVDGLKLRVGHGDEDDFIYEVNLIKAHRPNFTLSTSTKHAEYYYRAEVFLSEGSQEYDLVGYSKEQVLVDILNQYERHLQYLHLER